CGTTCCGATTGTGAAAGATCCTGAAACCAGAGGCGTTGAACTTTATCAGTGGGGCTTGGTTCCTTTCTGGTCAAAGGAAATTAAGATTGGTGCGCGTTTGATCAATGCCCGATCCGAAACGGTGGCTGAGAAACCGGCTTTTAGGGCGGCATTTAAGTATCGACGTTGTCTTTTGCTGGCCGATGGCTTCTATGAATGGAAAAAGGAAGCCCAAGGCAATACAAAAACGCCATATTTATTCAAAATGAAAGATGATGGTCCGTTTACCTTTGCCGGACTCTATGAACACTGGCAGTCTCCTGTGGGCGGTGAATTGCATACCTGCTCGATCCTGACCTGTGAGCCGAATGAACTCGTTGGACAGGTTCATAACCGTATGCCGGTGATGCTGGATGCAGAGGCGCGCTGGCAGTGGTTGAACCCTGAATTGGACCGCAAGAAACTAATGGCATTATTAACGCCCTATCCTCCAGAAGCGATGAAGGGCTTTGAAGTCTCCAGGGCAGTTAATTCTCCCGGGAATGATACCCCTGATGTGGTTAAGCCTGTTATCGACAACGCCTGAATACTCAATTACCTATATATGGTGGAATAAATGACACGACAAATCCGATTCTTCCTATTCGTTTTATTAGCTGTAATCATTTCAACAACTCTGTTTTATCCAATCAATCAAGTAGTTGGCCAATCTCCAACACCGGTGAACTACATTCCTTTTTTTACAGCGGGTCCGGATCCTGATTATGCCTATGGTTTGGATGGCGGGACGGTTGAAAATGTGATTGTTGATCCGTATGATTCAAATATTATCTATGCTGGAACCTGGGGGAATGCAATTTATAAGAGTTTCGATGCCGGTGCGACCTGGAATCATATCACTGAGGGATTGCGGTCTCCCTACATTTATGAGATCTCTATTGATCCATTGAACCCGAATCACATCCTGGCAAGTGTGTATGAGCATGGGATTGATCAATCATTTGATGGCGGTAATACCTGGTCACCAGTAGTTGGTTTTGATGGGTACAGTGTGGTTTATTCAATAGATTTCGATAGCTCCGTTCCCCTTAGTGACCCTACACGTTCGGGTACGGTATATGCGGCTGTGAGGCAAGAAACGATCATTTTACCTACTGGGAACATTTATCCCGGCGGGGTCTGGAAATCCACCGATGGGGGCTATAACTGGAGAGAAGTCACCAACACTGATAATGGGTTTAATGAGGAAGATTATATTTATGATCTGGCCATTGATCCCAATAATCCGAACACTCTTTACACGGCAAATCATCGAACTGGGGTTTATAAAACGACCAATGGAGGTGAGACTTGGATCAAAGCCAGCACTGGACTGGTTCATCAGGATATACGCGGTATCCAAGTTAACCCAGTGAATGGAACGATCTACGCAGGTATTTGGGACGGGTATGGATTTGCATATTCTACAAATGGCGGATATTCTTGGGTGAATAATAGCCCGAGTCATGCAATGGGCCTCTACGTTTATGAAATTCAATACGATCCCTATGAGCCTGGCAATGTATATTTAACAACTTCCTCGGGTGTGTTCTTCTGTACGAATCCATCGGCTACCTCAACATGCAGCCTCATCGCAAATGAAAAGCGATTTGTTTTTGATCTTGCCTTAGATCTCAACGGTCCAGCTGCTGAAAATGGTCGAACGCAAAATCTTTATACGGGCTTGCAGCATTTTGGATTGAATAAGAGCGATAATGGTGGCGAACTTTTCCTGCCCAGCTATAAAGGTATCCGAGTAAATATTATAAAAGCTGTGATGGTAGATCCCTCAAATCCTGATATTCAATTTGTCTCAGCAGGCAACCGCGGAATTTTCAGGTCAACCAATGGCGGAGTATCCTGGATATCACTCCATAATAATCTTGATCTTGAATGGATTATGGACATAACTATAAAGCCTGATACTTTTGACATTGTATATGTTGGTGACAGATATGGCGGTCTCCATTACACTACAGATCTTGGCATTAACTGGTACTCTGGCAATACTGGGATCAGAAGCGCCGATTCAGAAGTTGTTGTCTCAGAGGCGCAAAGGTCAGATGGTGGAATCGATCAAGGTGATTATGAGTGGATGGATCCTGTTGATTTTCAGGACTTAATGGATGCAATGGGTGATATTTCTACGGATCGTGATACGATGATTTATGTCTCTACGATTGGTTTTGACCCTAGCGATAGTAATAAGATGTTTGCCGGAAAGGTTCCGGGAGGTGTGTCTTACAGCAATGATAGCGGGGTAGTCTGGATAAAATCCAACTTGATATACCCGGATGTTCTGGACTCGTTGGTGGATCCAAGCCGACCAGAGAAATACCTTGTGGGAATAATGAATAATGGAGTCAAGATATCCCGTGATCGAATCAACTGGGAGGATTTCAAAGAGGGGCTTCCTGAAGGTGCTGATGTTTACGCTCTGGCTTTGCAGGGTGATGGAATCTATCTGGCTGGAACCTATGACGGCATGTTTAGAAGGGATAGAAGTATTGGTGATGTATGGGTTGATCTTGGGCTGGATGCTGATATCCGAGACATCATTGTTGACCCGACCAATTCGGCTATGATCTGGGCTGCGACCATCAATGGATTATTCTATGGCTTGCCAACCAGTCCTGAAGGGCCCTATGAGTGGACGAAGTTTGATGTGCCTGATTCAAACAATGACCGATTTTATGTTATTGAGGTCATTCCGGGCACCATACGTGATTTCTATGTCGGGTTGGATGGCGGCGATCTGATCAGATTAACTGAAGATTTGCTACCCTGATTTTTCTTGACCAGTACAACATTGAATGGTAGAATTGCATTCGCTTTAAAAATGCCCCCATCGTCTAGGGGACCAGGACGTAGCCCTTTCAAGGCTAAGACCAGGGTTCGAATCCCTGTGGGGGCATGCAAACAACTCTTCATCATGAAGAGTTGTTTTTTTATCCTTTACACCCTTTCAACACCCGTGGAGGGTGCAGGTGCTGAGACCAGGGCCGAAGGTCCTTGTGGGGGAAAGCCCTCGCAGGGGGTAATTTTATCCCTTTCAACACCCGTGGAAAGTACAGGTTCTAAGGCCAGGTCCGAAGGTCTCTGGGGGGGGGGGGAGCTTATTTAATCCCTATTGACACCCGTGGAGGGTGCAGCTGGTCTACCTTCTGGTGGGGGGCAGTTAAATTTATTCTTGATATATTAGCATTTTAATAAACCTAATAATCAAATAAAGAAGTCCTATTCAATTTGGGTGTTTGCATCCTGTCCTATTGGGGTAAAATGAGTGCGTTTAATGCGTTGAGTTTGTCATCATAGGATGGTTTATGCCCGATTTTCGCATTGTTCCTGCGAGAAGAATCCAAACTGAATTTATTGAGATGAATTCCCGGTTCATCGCGAATGCTGCACCTGCGTTTACAGTGGATCAGGCTCAGGAGTTCATCCACCACGTCAGTGAGAAATTTCCAGACGCCACCCACCACGTACCGGTATTCCTGATCGGTCATGGGGCATCTGTGATTGAACATTGCTCAGATGATGGTGAGCCTTCCGGGACGGCTGGGAAGCCGGCTTTGGCTGTTCTGCGGGGAAGTGGCTTGGGGGATATTGCCGTGGTGATCACCCGCTATTTCGGAGGCACCAAACTTGGCACAGGCGGCCTGGTGCGTGCTTATAGTGATAGCATGCGTAAGGTGTTGGAGGAATTACCTCGGGCAAAGAAACTTGCCACAACCACGTTGCTTTTTGTGGTTCCCTATTCCCTTTTTGAACGTGTCCAAATTGTGATTGCCAACTTTGATGGATTTTGCATTGAGAAGAATTTTGCGGCGGATGTGACCATATCCGTTCGGCTGCCAAATGAACATGTTGACCGGTTTAAGGACAGGATGACAGCCCTGACTCAGGGGAATATTGAATTTATTACGATCGAAACCCGCGATAATACAATTATCCCATTCAAGACCAAAAAGGTTTGTTAATTTTCACTTATTGATCACAAATTAGGATTATAGATTTTCCTGAACGGTATACAGGCGGTGATAGAGACCGTTCCTTGCAATCAGGTCATCGTGTGATCCCTGCTCGATGATTTGCGTTCCCTCCAAAACTACAATTTTATCTGCATTGCGCACAGTTGAAAGCCGATGAGCGATGATGATGGTTGTCCGACCTGCCATCAAGCGTTCGAGGGCCTGTTGGATCAGGAGTTCAGTCTCGGTATCCACAGAGGAAGTTGCTTCATCCAGGATCAGAATGGGGGAATCTTTTAGGATGGCCCGGGCGATGGAAATGCGTTGGCGCTGACCGCCGGAAAGCTTCACGCCGCGTTCACCAATGAGGGTGTCATAACCATTGGGTAAGTCCATGATGAAATCGTGGGCGTTTGCCACCTGCGCTGCATGGATGACATCATCATCCTTGGCAGTGGGGTTGCCAAAAAGGATGTTCTCACGAACGGTGCCGTGGAACAGGAAAACATCCTGCAGGACGATGCTGATCTTGTTGCGGAGTTGATTGATATCCAGGCTTTGAATATCTACGCCATCCAGTTTGATCGCACCGGAGTTTATATCATAGAACCTTGGGATCAGGCTTACGAGGGTGGATTTGCCTACGCCGGTCGGACCGACCAAAGCCACGACATTGGAGGCTGGGATTTCCAGGTTGATATTTTCAAGAACAGGTTCGCCTTCGATGTAGCTGAAACTGACATTCTCAAGTTGAATAGTCCCTTTGACCGGTTCGGACAGAGCAATGGATTGGCGGGAGCTTTTGACTTCCGGTTGTTCATCAAGTAGATCTGAAATCCGATCGAAGCCTGCCAGCGATTCCTGAACCTGTTCCCAGGACGTGCCCAGGGCACGGATGGGTTGGTAGAACATCTCCAGATAGAGGAAGAAAGCAACCAGGTCCGGCACGGATAGGGTGCCCATTAAGGCCATCCGGCCGCCAAAGAAGATCGCGACCAATTGGCCAATGGAGGTGGAGAAATCTATGAAGGGTTGGAAGACAGCCATCAGCTTGAGGGCTGTCAGCAGGGACACCCGGTAATTCTGAATGCCCTGGTCAACCCGTTCCAATTGTTCACTTTCCCGGTTGAATGCTTTGATCTCACGGATTCCGGCAAAGCTGTCGTTAAGGACAGCGTTCAGTTCGCCAATCTTGGCCTGCCGCCTGCGGAAGGCAGGCCGAACAACTTTGGCAAAGCCTACCAAAGCCAGGATGACCAGGGGAATGGGTGCCATGCTATAGAGGGTCAGCTGCCAGTTGAGACTTGCCAGGATGGTGGTGATCCCGATGAAGGTGATGATGTTGACTAATACATCTGGAATGGCATGAGAGATCATCCGCTCAAAGAGGTCGGTGTCATTGACCACTCGCGACATCAATTGGCCGGTTTGTTTGTCTTCGTAGAAGCGGAGAGAAAGTTTCTGCAGGTGTTCATACACAAATCTGCGGGCATCAGAGACACAGCCCCAGCCGGCGATATGAGCCATGTATGAGCGTAGAAATTGCATGAACCCGCGGCCGACATAAGCGATCAGAGCGATCAGCGCAAGCCGGGTGACGGTTTGCATGGTTTCAGTGCTGAGGGATTGGTCTGTAACGAGGCTGACCAGGTTGCGGACTAGCCAGGGAATGAGCAGTTGTGCACCGACGAGGGCCAGGCTTGCGATGACCGTGATGATCAAAGCCCAGGTATATTTTTTAGCGAAGCGTAGCAGAAGTTTCATGTCGGAAATTATACGATGTAGGCCAGTAAAAATCAAAATGGCAGGTTATATTTGATCTATGGCTGCTTTGCCTTTGGGGGAGTCTGATTGATGAATGAAAAAACCGCCCAATTTTTTGAGCGGTTTTCCTTGAGAGAGAAAAATATTGGAGGTTGTAAGAAGAGTTGTATGTTACCGGTTACAATCCATAAAAAGTATTATGGATAAATTGTATCTAAATAATACAATATAATCGTAGGTTTGTCAACACTAAAATAAAAAAGCCTGATGAGTATTCGTCAGGCTTCTTGTGCGCTTAGATATAAGACGCGTGAAGCGCCTCAAAAATGTGTGTGAATTTTTTAGGGCAATCTTGATCTACTCTACGACTTGATAGGAGAGGAGATCACCCTGCAGGTCCAGATGTTGGACGGTGGCAGATGCGACCACGAGCAGCTTGACAGCTTTATTGTCATTGGCACTGGAAAGGATCGTGCCTTTGAAACTGGTCAGATGAGCGCTGTCACCTTCATGCAGAAGGAGCGGCTTTTTGTTAGGCAGGTCCACTTTGAGGGTGCCTTCTTTGACCAACAGGAAAGCCTCACCTTTCTGGATCTGGACGCTTTCATGGTAAGCCGCCGGCGGGATATAGACCAGAATGGATTTGAAGGAGAGATTCTCTTCCGGTGAGAGCAGATAGAGGAAGGGCAGGGCGGGGTTGCTGTATTCGCCTAATTGCTCCATCTGACTCTTCCGAACGACGAAGGCATCTTCTTCTTCAATGTCCTGGAAAATCTGGAAGAGCCGGACGTTATAGAAGTTTGCCAATTTTTGAAGGTTTTCGACGGAGATTGATGCTTTATCGCGTTCAATCAGAGAAATGAAAGAGATGGAAAGGTCTGCACCTTCAGCAACTTCATTGAGTTTGAAGCCTCGTTGATGTCTAAGTTCACGTAGTTTTTGACCGAGAGTAGCCATTTTTTATTCCTTTTCTAAATTAGTAAACTAATTCTACCTTATAAATCTATATTTTTGAATATCCTTCCAACATTTTCGATAAGCCTCAATTCTACCAGTAATTAAATTTAAACAGATTGACGAACTTCTTAAGAATGATAAAATGATGTCAGTTGTTCCCAGTTCAAGCGATCAAAAGATGACCAACGAACGTCCCAGCCCAACAATTGAAGATTATCTGGGTGTGATCTACACCCTGGACCGCAATGGTGACCGAGTGATCTCTGCTCGTTTGGCCCAGTCATTGGACGTTTCTGCACCTACGGTTGCGGCCACGCTCAAAAGGATGCAGCGAGATGGCTGGGTGATCCTAGATGACCATAAGGAAATCCAACTAACACCTTCTGGACGATCAGCGGCAATGAATGTGATTCGCCGTCACATGCTCACAGAGTGGATGCTTTCCAGGATGTTGAAATTGCCTCTGTCGGAGATCCATCGTGAAGCGCATCAAATTGAGCATACGCTATCTCCTGAAGTTGCAGAACGACTCCAGGCGGAACTGGAAGATCCCCGATTTTGTCCGCATGGCAACCCATTGCCTGGATTTGAAGATGAAGCTGAAAACTGGGTGCCGCTTTCCAGTTTGGACCCAGGTGAGACGGCGGTTGTCAGGCGGATTCAGGAAAGTCTCGAAGAAGACTATGACGTCTTGACTTTCCTTGAGTCAAAAGGAGTGGTTCCCGGTGCGCAATTTGAGGTGATGGAATTGCTGCCCTTTAATGAGACAGTGATGGTTTCAATTGAAGGAAATGATGTAATCCTTGGATTGCGATTGGCATCTGAGATTTACGTGAATAAATTGGAGTGATGAGGGAAACCGCTATCCTTATGAATTGCAGTAATTTATTATAATATTAAAAAGGGTGGAAAGTAAAGAAGGTTTTTTAGGTGAATTCAATATTTAAGATTTTTGACATTTTTAAGGATTAACAAACGATAGCTTTTGACCAACCTAAAATAATTGCAGATTTGCAATTATTTTGTCTGCAAAACTATGTGGATCAAAAAATCGCGGATTCAGCCATCAATTTGGCAAATTGAATGTAAAGGGTTCAGGATTTTTAGCTGTTCTGGTGCACCAAATCGTAAAGGCGGGGGACTTGTTCCTTGATGGTGTTCTTGTCTGTCCGCCAGACAAATACATCTCCCACGCCGCCGTATTCAAATGCAACGATGCGGGGCTTTTTCCACTGCCCTGACCGGATTTCATTCAGCGCCCATTCCAGAATTTCCCAGGCGCCATCTTCCATTCCGAAGTGATCGGTGAGGACGCCGCCAAAGGGGCGGATTCCGGTAATGTGCATTTCCGTCAGGCGGTCAACGGGCAATTGGCGGATATATTCCTTGACATCCATCCCGAGGGTATCCGCTGTGATGCGGGCGTGGGCCAAATCCAGCAGGAACTGGCAGTTGGTATCGGCGATCACCTCGGAGAAAGCCACAGGGTCCACGGCAGGGGCGATATAGGGGGTTGCCATGGTGAAAGGGTAGTGTTCCAGAACGACTCGATCCGGGCCGAAATGCGCCACCATACTGTTAATTTCCTCATGCCATATGTCGTTAACCCTTTGTAGTTCGGTGGGATCCTCAGGCGTGCAACTACGGGGGGTCACCAGGTGGGTGTTCACATGGGGAGTGTCCGTTTCGGCAATGAATTTATCAATTCGCTCAAAATCCGCTGTGAGGGTATTGCCCAGGCCAGCATCCAGGCTAAAGTGGATGGTGACCGGCCCGTAGGGTAGCGCTTCTTCGAGCATCCCTTCCCAATCAGGGCATTTGATAAGGTCCACCTGGATCTCTTTGGTTTTAATCAGATTGACCAATGGATTTGAGAAATTGACGGCTAATTTCATAGTGATTTGTCTCCTGTATCGTCCAAACTTCGGCTTTTTGGCCAAAGTACGCCTTATCAAATCTTTGGGATCACAAGCAGCACCAAGGTGAGCCCCAGTTTATATAAACAAACAGCCTCCCCATGATAGCAGATGATTGGGGAGGCTGCAAATTAAAATTTAAGGTGGATCAGCTTGCCTCAACGGGCTCCGACTCTTTGAAATAATCATATTGGGCTTCAAGCTCGTGGCGGAACTGCTTGGTGTAGAGATTGTAGTACTTGCCTTTGAGCTTGATCAATTCACTATGCGTGCCCATCTCCATGATCTGACCATCTTCGATCACGATGATCTTATCAGCCCTTTTAATGGTTGAGAGCCTATGGGCGATCACGAAGCTGGTTCGATCTTTCATCAATTGATCCATACCACGCTGGATCAGGGCTTCGGTCAGGGTATCCACTGAACTGGTGGCTTCATCCATGATGAAAAGTTCAGGTTTGGCGAGGATGGCGCGGGCGATACTGATGAGCTGTTTCTGCCCGACAGAGAGCAGGTTACCACCTTCACCCACATCCTGGTTGTAGCCGTGTTCAAATGACATGATGAAGTCATGCGCACCGGCCAATTTTGCCGCTTCAAGAATCTCCTCTTCCGTGGCGTTCAGCTTGCCATAGCGGATATTGTCTTGGATGGACCCGCTGAAGAGGTGAGGCGTCTGCAGCACCATACCAATCCGGGATTGGATATCCAGCAACTTCATTTCCTTGTAGTCGATGTCGTTCAGGTAAATCTTGCCCTTCTTGGGTTCATAGAACCGACAGAGCAGGTTGACGATGGTGGTCTTGCCGCCACCGGTTGGGCCGACCAGCGCGACCATTTCACCGTGCCGCACATGAAAATCCAGGCCCTTGATGACGGGATCATTTTCCTCATAGTGGAAGTGGACATCCTCAAAGCGGATGTCGCCCTGAATTGTCTCGGTATCAACGGTCCGGGGGATGTCTTTGACTTCCGGTTCGGTATCAATCAGGCTAAAAATACGTTCCGCGGAAGCAACGGCATTCTGCATCTGGGCATAAACCCGAGCCATATCCTGAATGGGCCACATGATGAAGGTGATATAGGAGACAAACGCCTGAATACCACCAATGGTCATGCTGCCGATCTGCACCTGCATACCGCTTTGCCAAAGGACGATCCCCAGGCCCATAGCACTGATGACCTGCACGGTGGGCAGGAACAGGGCTGAAAGCCAGGCGGCCTTGAAGCTGGCATTGTACATCCCCTTGGAGAGCTCGCCAAATTCTTCCAGGTTGGATTCCTCACGGCCAAGGGCTTTGATGACCCTGACACCGGTGATGGATTCATTGAAAGCGCCGGTGATCTTGGAGTTCATCTTGCGGGATTCGCGGTAGTGCTTCAGGATGACCTTTCGGAACCGGAAAGCAATCACGACCAGCAAGGGCAGCATCACAACCACGATGGTGGCGAGCTTGGCGTTGATGATGAACATGAATACGGCTGCCGTGGTGATATTGATGATGGCCCAGGTCATATCTAGAATGCCCCAGGTAAGCAGGTCAGCGAGCCTTTCAGTATCCGAACCGAGGCGGGACATGATCCAGCCTACTGGAGTCTGGCTGAAATAGGACAGGGAGAGTTCCTGCAGGTGATTGAACATGCTCTTGCGCAGGTCATAGCGGACGCGTTCAGCTAGGATCCCAACCAGGTAGATGAAACCAAAAGCGCAGGCAGCCTGAAAAATGACCATAACGGCATAAATCAGAATGGTGCGGACGACAGCCTGTCTATCACCGGCTATGATACCGTTGTCAATCAGGCTTTTACTTAGATATGTTGTGAAGGCGTCAATGACAGAGACGACTGCAATGCAGAGCAGGAAACCCAGAACCCACTTCCAGTGCGGTTTGAGAACCTGGACCAGGCGTTTGAAAACCTGGCCGGTCAGTTTGCCATATTCCTTTTCTTCGAGTTCGTTATAGGTTGACACTGGCAATATCCTTTTCTAATTCAACTTCTATCCGGGTTTGGATATCATAAATATCCCGGTAGATTCCAATTTCTTCCATAAGTTGGTCATGGGTGCCGTGTTGGACGATCTCACCTTTATCAAAGACCAGGATCAGGTCGGCATCCATCACGGACTGGATCCGATGGGCAATGATGAAGGTTGTGCGATCTTCCATCAGGTGCTCCAGGGCGGAGCGGATGTGAGCTTCGGTTTCCGTATCCACACTGGAGGTGGAGTCATCCAGGATCAGGATGCGGGGATTCTTGAGAAGCGCCCGGGCGATCGCCACGCGCTGCTTCTGCCCACCGGAAAGCGTTACACCACGCTCGCCAACAAGAGTTTCATAGCCGTTCGGAAATTCTTCAATGACATCATGGATGGCAGCAAATTTCGCCGCCTGAATGACCTCTTCATCCGAGACCTTACGATGAACGCCATAGGTGATGTTCTCCTTGATCGAGCGGGAGAAGAGGAAGGGTTCCTGTTCAACGATCCCGATCTGTGAGCGGAGAAACTTGCGCGGATAATCGGTCAGGTTCACGCCATCCAGGGTGATCACACCGCTGGTGGGGTCATAGAAGCGGGGCAGCAGGTTGACCAGGGAAGTCTTGCCTGAGCCGGTGGACCCCAGGAGGGCAATCACGTTCCCAGACTGACAGGTGAAACTGATGTCCTTGAGCACCGGGTTATCGGTTTCATATTCAAAACTGACATGATCAAAGACGATCTCACCCTTCACGTCAGCTTCGGGTTCATAACTTCCCTCCGTGAGTGATTCACGGGTTTGTTCCAAAATGTGCGCGACACGCTTATAGGACACAAGGCCTGTTGAGGTCTGCACGATCAGACGGCCTAAACCACGCATTGGCCAGATGATCCAGATGACCAGAGAGGCGAAGGCGATATAGGTGCCGACGGTGATCTCACCATTCACGGCCATGATCGCGCCCACGAAGAATGACGTCAGCATCTGTGCACCGCAGATCAGGTCCGATACCGGCCAGAAGAGGGAATGGATCGAGAGCAATTTCTTGCCCAGACGGAACTTCTCCCAATTCTCGCGGTCGAACTTGTAGCTCTCATAACCCTGCCGGGCGAAGGCTTTCACAACCCGGATGCCAGTCAGATTTTCCTGTAGCCGGCTGCTGAGGGTGGCTTCCTGCTCCTGATATTTCTCGTAAGCCTTGGAGACCTTGCTGAAGAAGAAGATCGATGTCCCAATGATGACCGGGATGGCGACCACAGAGATCAGCGCTAATTTCTGGTTGAGTTCCATCAGGGCAACGAAGTTCACCACGAACATCAACAGGATGCGCCCAATCCCAATCGCCTGTTCGCTATAGAAGCGATTGATGGCATCCACGTCAGAGGTAGATCGGGATATCAGGTCACCAGTTTTGGATTCAGCATGGTAAGCATAGGGCAGCCGTTGCAGATGGTCAAAGAGGTAATTCCTGAGCCTGCGGGTGATGCTTTCGGCGGTTTTTGAAGCCATCCAGCCTGAAAGGAAGGAGAATACCCCTTGCAACAAAGCCAATCCAAAGAAACTCAGGATAATGATCAGAAGTTCCCGGCCATAATTCCCGGCAACGACGACATTATCAATAAATTTCTGCAGCACCAGGTAGACGTTCGTGCGGGCGATGGTTGCGACTGCCAAAGTGGCCGTTGCACCTAAATAGAGCCAGCGATAGCCCTTCATCATCCGCCAAAGTCCCAACATGCGGTTTTTTGAGATGGTCTTGCTCAAATCAAGATTATAGTAATTATTTTTCGACACGATAATACATCTCCAATACAAATCAAGTCAAAAAAACCAGGTTAATGGTTAATCCAGGTCCCTTGGACCTAACAATATATAGGTATGCTCGATGACGACGCATCGTGCAGTCCGTTACAACACGCATGTGAGGTTTGCAAATGGATAAATTGTTCCCGAGTTTCCTAGTGTACCAAGAACTGAACTTGGTGTCAATCGGACTGACCCATCTTGGGAGGGGATTTTCCCCTGGTCAACTGCCTAGAATCCATTTTTATGAGTGATCATTGATGAACTGGTCGATATCCTGAAAAGCCTGATCCAACTCGCCATCCAGAAGGATGCAGTGGGGGGAATCCGCCATGTGGATGAGACCTTTCTCTTTCGAGCCTAATCCCTCAAGGACAATCTCAGCAGCGTCATCAGTCAGGGTGTTGTCATATTCGCCTGTGAAGAGCAAGGTGGGTGGCGTCACATCGGCCAGGTGTGTACGGGCCTGTTTTTGAAGTTTGAGCATTTGAACGGAAGCCCGCACAGGATAGACGTTGTAACCCTTCCAAGGGAGGCCGTCGTCCTCGCTGTTTTTGGTAAGGTATTTCATGAATGGCGCTACGAAACGGGACAGCCACAGCTTATGGACTTTAATCGCCGGGGCGAATAACAGCAGCCCTT
This Chloroflexota bacterium DNA region includes the following protein-coding sequences:
- a CDS encoding alpha/beta fold hydrolase, with the protein product MLDNGYMRNDHLDGEDFHFQGNDTGILLLHGFTATTTEVRLIGDKLHQAGYTVAAPLLPGHGTDPDDLNHATWQMWLEKVKNFYEMLTRECSQVFVVAESMGTLLALELAVQHPEIKGLLLFAPAIKVHKLWLSRFVAPFMKYLTKNSEDDGLPWKGYNVYPVRASVQMLKLQKQARTHLADVTPPTLLFTGEYDNTLTDDAAEIVLEGLGSKEKGLIHMADSPHCILLDGELDQAFQDIDQFINDHS
- a CDS encoding ABC transporter ATP-binding protein, with the protein product MLGLWRMMKGYRWLYLGATATLAVATIARTNVYLVLQKFIDNVVVAGNYGRELLIIILSFFGLALLQGVFSFLSGWMASKTAESITRRLRNYLFDHLQRLPYAYHAESKTGDLISRSTSDVDAINRFYSEQAIGIGRILLMFVVNFVALMELNQKLALISVVAIPVIIGTSIFFFSKVSKAYEKYQEQEATLSSRLQENLTGIRVVKAFARQGYESYKFDRENWEKFRLGKKLLSIHSLFWPVSDLICGAQMLTSFFVGAIMAVNGEITVGTYIAFASLVIWIIWPMRGLGRLIVQTSTGLVSYKRVAHILEQTRESLTEGSYEPEADVKGEIVFDHVSFEYETDNPVLKDISFTCQSGNVIALLGSTGSGKTSLVNLLPRFYDPTSGVITLDGVNLTDYPRKFLRSQIGIVEQEPFLFSRSIKENITYGVHRKVSDEEVIQAAKFAAIHDVIEEFPNGYETLVGERGVTLSGGQKQRVAIARALLKNPRILILDDSTSSVDTETEAHIRSALEHLMEDRTTFIIAHRIQSVMDADLILVFDKGEIVQHGTHDQLMEEIGIYRDIYDIQTRIEVELEKDIASVNL